In Chanodichthys erythropterus isolate Z2021 chromosome 7, ASM2448905v1, whole genome shotgun sequence, a genomic segment contains:
- the LOC137023522 gene encoding KH homology domain-containing protein 4-like isoform X2 encodes MASGSPCVNSRWDRAKADVLPSDPHASGGSADASDPPQGGVEMAAAMAAKINAMLMAKGKLKPLQPLPSKAPPISALPVAADELVVAEVDINDVPIDCRNLLTKGKTQEEIAQFSGAAVSTKGLYMSDADRCSSAGVARPLYLQVQGRSQDDVNKAVARIKQIISEDVLRSSGGQTPAVMPTVPVYRQPITAAAAPPPAARVAGAPIIPGHKPAPPHSGSFVHTKIFVGLDQSQPSFNVNERVEGPSGSYLQHIQSETGARVFLRGKGSGYIEQASRRESFEPLYLYISHPNAAGLEAAKKLCENLLDTVRADHARFMSAFPSTGSAPVYPTHGYSANNSYGSQSWYSYPSNGYSSSYPTYWNNCGGASGQSQLSSGPVQYPVRQQSAFLLQEEDAASHRADGSSSPKQHSTEEEQKTQISTDVSVKDVRAAEDSRMLMPPPAAPIRKRLREETCSKTLTHTADEEQQEKKMKIPEDSSSCSGLVPYGGDSSDEEEERMRGGSKSAV; translated from the exons ATGGCGTCTGGATCACC GTGTGTGAACAGCAGATGGGATCGAGCCAAAGCGGACGTCCTGCCCAGTGACCCGCATGCGTCTGGCGGCTCCGCGGACGCGTCCGATCCTCCGCAGGGCGGCGTGGAGATGGCGGCGGCGATGGCGGCTAAAATCAACGCCATGCTGATGGCCAAAGGCAAACTGAAACCACTGCAGCCGCTGCCCAGTAAA gCGCCGCCCATCTCTGCTCTTCCAGTCGCCGCTGATGAGCTCGTCGTGGCTGAAGTCGACATAAACGACGTGCCGATCGACTGCAGGAATCTGCTGACCAAAGGCAAAACACAGGAGGAG ATCGCTCAGTTCAGCGGCGCTGCGGTCTCCACTAAAGGCCTCTACATGAGCGACGCGGACAGATGCAGCAGCGCAGGCGT GGCGCGTCCGCTGTATCTGCAGGTTCAGGGCCGCTCTCAGGACGACGTCAACA AGGCAGTGGCCAGAATAAAGCAGATCATCTCTGAGGACGTCCTGCGCTCGTCAGGTGGACAGACGCCCGCAGTGATGCCCACCGTACCCGTGTAccgtcagccaatcacagccgCCGCTGCGCCTCCGCCAGCCGCTCGAGTCGCCGGCGCTCCAATCATCCCCGGACACAAACCGGCCCCGCCCCACTCAGGG AGTTTTGTGCACACTAAGATATTTGTAGGACTGGACCAATCGCAGCCGTCCTTTAATGTGAACGAGCGCGTGGAGGGTCCGTCCGGCTCGTACCTGCAGCACATTCAGTCTGAGACCGGCGCTCGTGTCTTCCTCAGAGGCAAAGGATCGGGATACATCGAGCAGGCGTCCCGCCGCGAGTCCTTCGAGCCGCTGTACCTGTACATCAG CCACCCGAACGCCGCGGGACTGGAGGCGGCCAAGAAGCTGTGTGAGAATCTCCTGGAcacg GTGCGGGCGGATCACGCGCGGTTCATGTCGGCGTTTCCCTCCACAGGTTCTGCTCCAG TTTACCCGACACACGGATACTCTGCGAATAACAGCTACGGCAGCCAGTCGTGGTACAGCTACCCGTCCAACGGCTACTCGAGCTCGTATCCCACGTACTGGAACAACTGCGGCGGAGCGTCCGGCCAATCACAGCTGAGCAGCGGCCCGGTGCAGTATCCGGTGCGCCAACAGAGCGCCTTCCTGCTGCAG gaggAGGATGCAGCGTCACACAGAGCAGACGGCAGCTCCAGCCCGAAGCAACACTCCACAGAAGAGGAGCAGAAaacacag ATCTCCACAGATGTGTCGGTGAAGGACGTCAGAGCTGCAGAGGACAGCAG GATGTTGATGCCGCCACCAGCTGCTCCAATCAGAAAGAGATTACGAGAAGAGACCTGCAGCAAaaccctcacacacacag CTGATGAAGAACAGCAGGAGAAGAAGATGAAGATTCCAGAAGATTCCAGCAGCTGCTCTGGACTCGTTCCGTACGGAGGAGACTCGTCGGATGAGGAAGAGGAGCGCATGCGGGGCGGGAGTAAGAGCGCGGTCTGA
- the LOC137023522 gene encoding KH homology domain-containing protein 4-like isoform X1, whose product MKTDSLSSRALLILASYRNHVTIRTGRERESAAAYSRHTHSLSHTHSLSHTHSLSHTHSLSHTHSHTHTHTHTHTHGSLMMLTVSRRCVNSRWDRAKADVLPSDPHASGGSADASDPPQGGVEMAAAMAAKINAMLMAKGKLKPLQPLPSKAPPISALPVAADELVVAEVDINDVPIDCRNLLTKGKTQEEIAQFSGAAVSTKGLYMSDADRCSSAGVARPLYLQVQGRSQDDVNKAVARIKQIISEDVLRSSGGQTPAVMPTVPVYRQPITAAAAPPPAARVAGAPIIPGHKPAPPHSGSFVHTKIFVGLDQSQPSFNVNERVEGPSGSYLQHIQSETGARVFLRGKGSGYIEQASRRESFEPLYLYISHPNAAGLEAAKKLCENLLDTVRADHARFMSAFPSTGSAPVYPTHGYSANNSYGSQSWYSYPSNGYSSSYPTYWNNCGGASGQSQLSSGPVQYPVRQQSAFLLQEEDAASHRADGSSSPKQHSTEEEQKTQISTDVSVKDVRAAEDSRMLMPPPAAPIRKRLREETCSKTLTHTADEEQQEKKMKIPEDSSSCSGLVPYGGDSSDEEEERMRGGSKSAV is encoded by the exons ATGAAGACAGACTCTCTCAGCTCTAGAGCTCTGTTGATACTCGCCTCCTACAGAAATCATGTGACGATCAGAACAGGCCGAGAGCGTGAATCTGCCGCGGCCTACAGTcgccacacacactctctctctcacacacactctctctctcacacacactctctctctcacacacactctctctctcacacacactctcacacacacacacacacacacacacacacacacgggtcGCTCATGATGCTCACTGTCTCCCGCAGGTGTGTGAACAGCAGATGGGATCGAGCCAAAGCGGACGTCCTGCCCAGTGACCCGCATGCGTCTGGCGGCTCCGCGGACGCGTCCGATCCTCCGCAGGGCGGCGTGGAGATGGCGGCGGCGATGGCGGCTAAAATCAACGCCATGCTGATGGCCAAAGGCAAACTGAAACCACTGCAGCCGCTGCCCAGTAAA gCGCCGCCCATCTCTGCTCTTCCAGTCGCCGCTGATGAGCTCGTCGTGGCTGAAGTCGACATAAACGACGTGCCGATCGACTGCAGGAATCTGCTGACCAAAGGCAAAACACAGGAGGAG ATCGCTCAGTTCAGCGGCGCTGCGGTCTCCACTAAAGGCCTCTACATGAGCGACGCGGACAGATGCAGCAGCGCAGGCGT GGCGCGTCCGCTGTATCTGCAGGTTCAGGGCCGCTCTCAGGACGACGTCAACA AGGCAGTGGCCAGAATAAAGCAGATCATCTCTGAGGACGTCCTGCGCTCGTCAGGTGGACAGACGCCCGCAGTGATGCCCACCGTACCCGTGTAccgtcagccaatcacagccgCCGCTGCGCCTCCGCCAGCCGCTCGAGTCGCCGGCGCTCCAATCATCCCCGGACACAAACCGGCCCCGCCCCACTCAGGG AGTTTTGTGCACACTAAGATATTTGTAGGACTGGACCAATCGCAGCCGTCCTTTAATGTGAACGAGCGCGTGGAGGGTCCGTCCGGCTCGTACCTGCAGCACATTCAGTCTGAGACCGGCGCTCGTGTCTTCCTCAGAGGCAAAGGATCGGGATACATCGAGCAGGCGTCCCGCCGCGAGTCCTTCGAGCCGCTGTACCTGTACATCAG CCACCCGAACGCCGCGGGACTGGAGGCGGCCAAGAAGCTGTGTGAGAATCTCCTGGAcacg GTGCGGGCGGATCACGCGCGGTTCATGTCGGCGTTTCCCTCCACAGGTTCTGCTCCAG TTTACCCGACACACGGATACTCTGCGAATAACAGCTACGGCAGCCAGTCGTGGTACAGCTACCCGTCCAACGGCTACTCGAGCTCGTATCCCACGTACTGGAACAACTGCGGCGGAGCGTCCGGCCAATCACAGCTGAGCAGCGGCCCGGTGCAGTATCCGGTGCGCCAACAGAGCGCCTTCCTGCTGCAG gaggAGGATGCAGCGTCACACAGAGCAGACGGCAGCTCCAGCCCGAAGCAACACTCCACAGAAGAGGAGCAGAAaacacag ATCTCCACAGATGTGTCGGTGAAGGACGTCAGAGCTGCAGAGGACAGCAG GATGTTGATGCCGCCACCAGCTGCTCCAATCAGAAAGAGATTACGAGAAGAGACCTGCAGCAAaaccctcacacacacag CTGATGAAGAACAGCAGGAGAAGAAGATGAAGATTCCAGAAGATTCCAGCAGCTGCTCTGGACTCGTTCCGTACGGAGGAGACTCGTCGGATGAGGAAGAGGAGCGCATGCGGGGCGGGAGTAAGAGCGCGGTCTGA
- the LOC137023521 gene encoding fibronectin type III and SPRY domain-containing protein 2 isoform X3 has product MTTQNCFSSSCGRRRKYKLFTMEPLMDAYEARSCLDVITEELSEEEAADEDAFVMVPDSHSPDAFCSQCRTLTHTGSAAHACHTLLTPAAAAQQVKDELSRSRSKLSEKIVEMENFASNLEEIFITVEENFGRQEQNLEQHYNEVLQTLSQRNDARAAALDEQKNRKLERLYSELLQCGRTLDASKELIESAQEVHRRQDKRAFLQAVMPVIKRVEQFSSTEVDLKLGVSLDFDVPTTDLSDVRQMMDSINLLPAPSAPVMNPQICNSATDTSLHVCWSLFSDDTVEFYELHWRLISDDCTMETPQDDEGEGDALHSVRSASKRAVRALGHGHQHHRHQPGQRESRLHDGSLSSRHQATAVREQPGRGADPLGLWKHEPGGVVHAGVQRERRRRQRHCDRVHRGDPVLRVSGAAAAVEALHHQRQSREHRRPEREERTHRRLHRRCVAVLGDLVPIRGQYYWEIEVDEDTEFRVGVAYEDTQRNSYLGGNNTSWCMRHIVTPSRHKYEFLHNGWTPDIRITVQPLRIGVFLDYAAGILSFYNAALRQHLHTFSCHFLHYLHPCFALDNPGALTLRTGLSAPAYVTRP; this is encoded by the exons ATGACTACACAGAACTGTTTCAGCAGCTCCTGTGGCAGGCGAAGGAAATACAAGCTTTTCACGATGGAGCCTCT TATGGACGCGTATGAGGCGAGGAGTTGTCTGGATGTGATCACGGAGGAGCTGAGCGAGGAGGAGGCCGCTGATGAAGATGCATTTGTGATGGTGCCGGACTCGCACTCCCCCGATGCCTTCTGCTCTCAGTGCCGCACGCTCACACACACCGGCTCCGCGGCACACGCGTGTCACACGCTCCTCACGCCCGCCGCCGCCGCGCAGCAGGTGAAG GATGAACTGTCCCGAAGCAGGAGCAAGCTGAGCGAGAAGATCGTTGAGATGGAAAACTTTGCCAGTAACCTGGAGGAGATTTTCATCACTGTGGAG gagAACTTTGGGCGTCAGGAGCAGAACCTGGAGCAGCACTATAACGAGGTCCTGCAGACGCTTTCACAGAGGAACGATGCGCGAGCAGCGGCGCTGGACGAGCAGAAGAACCGCAAGCTGGAGCGTCTGTACAGCGAGCTGCTGCAGTGCGGCCGAACACTGGACGCCTCCAAAGAGCTGATCGAGAGCGCACAGGAAGTTCACCGCAGACAAGACAAACGCGCCTTCCTGCAG GCCGTCATGCCCGTTATTAAGAG AGTTGAGCAGTTTTCCAGTACGGAAGTGGATCTGAAGCTGGGAGTTTCTCTGGACTTTGATGTGCCGACGACGGATCTGTCCGACGTCAGACAGATGATGGACTCCATAAACCTGCTTCCAG ctCCATCAGCTCCAGTCATGAACCCTCAGATCTGTAACTCGGCCACTGACACGTCGCTGCACGTGTGCTGGAGTCTGTTCTCGGACGACACCGTCGAGTTCTACGAGCTTCACTGGCGTCTGATCTCGGACGACTGCACCATGGAGACGCCGCAGGACG ATGAAGGTGAAGGAGACGCATTGCACAGTGTCCGATCTGCTTCCAAACGCGCAGTACGAGCTCTGGGTCACGGCCACCAACACCACCGGCATCAGCCCGGCCAGCGAGAGAGCCGTTTACATGACGG ttcCCTCTCCTCCCGTCATCAGGCCACGGCAGTGCGTGAGCAGCCTGGACGCGGCGCTGATCCGCTGGGACTCTGGAAACACGAACCCGGTGGAGTCGTACACGCTGGAGTTCAGAGAGAGCGACGCAGACGGCAGCGGCACTGCGACCGA GTCCATCGTGGCGATCCCGTCCTGCGAGTGTCTGGTGCAGCTGCAGCCGTGGAAGCGCTACATCATCAGCGTCAGAGCCGTGAACATCGGCGGCCCGAGCGAGAGGAGCGAACCCATCGACGTCTCCACCGCAG GTGTGTGGCGGTTCTGGGCGACCTGGTGCCCATCAGAGGGCAGTATTACTGGGAGATCGAGGTGGACGAAGACACAGAGTTCCGCGTGGGCGTGGCGTACGAGGACACGCAGCGCAACTCCTACCTGGGCGGGAACAACACGTCCTGGTGCATGAGACACATCGTCACGCCGTCCAG GCATAAATACGAGTTCCTGCACAACGGCTGGACGCCGGACATTCGCATCACGGTGCAGCCGCTGCGGATCGGCGTGTTTCTGGATTACGCGGCTGGAATCCTGTCCTTCTATAACGCGGCGCTGCGGCAGCACCTGCACACCTTCAGCTGTCACTTCCTGCACTACCTGCACCCCTGCTTCGCCCTGGACAACCCCGGAGCGCTGACGCTCCGCACCGGCCTGTCGGCACCCGCGTACGTCACGCGCCCGTGA
- the LOC137023521 gene encoding fibronectin type III and SPRY domain-containing protein 2 isoform X1: MTTQNCFSSSCGRRRKYKLFTMEPLMDAYEARSCLDVITEELSEEEAADEDAFVMVPDSHSPDAFCSQCRTLTHTGSAAHACHTLLTPAAAAQQVKDELSRSRSKLSEKIVEMENFASNLEEIFITVEENFGRQEQNLEQHYNEVLQTLSQRNDARAAALDEQKNRKLERLYSELLQCGRTLDASKELIESAQEVHRRQDKRAFLQAVMPVIKRVEQFSSTEVDLKLGVSLDFDVPTTDLSDVRQMMDSINLLPAPSAPVMNPQICNSATDTSLHVCWSLFSDDTVEFYELHWRLISDDCTMETPQDVSQMKVKETHCTVSDLLPNAQYELWVTATNTTGISPASERAVYMTVPSPPVIRPRQCVSSLDAALIRWDSGNTNPVESYTLEFRESDADGSGTATESIVAIPSCECLVQLQPWKRYIISVRAVNIGGPSERSEPIDVSTAGTFFHLLEDTAHPSLSLSADGLTMFYLDEDLPLSHMTFSDSTFARCVAVLGDLVPIRGQYYWEIEVDEDTEFRVGVAYEDTQRNSYLGGNNTSWCMRHIVTPSRHKYEFLHNGWTPDIRITVQPLRIGVFLDYAAGILSFYNAALRQHLHTFSCHFLHYLHPCFALDNPGALTLRTGLSAPAYVTRP; encoded by the exons ATGACTACACAGAACTGTTTCAGCAGCTCCTGTGGCAGGCGAAGGAAATACAAGCTTTTCACGATGGAGCCTCT TATGGACGCGTATGAGGCGAGGAGTTGTCTGGATGTGATCACGGAGGAGCTGAGCGAGGAGGAGGCCGCTGATGAAGATGCATTTGTGATGGTGCCGGACTCGCACTCCCCCGATGCCTTCTGCTCTCAGTGCCGCACGCTCACACACACCGGCTCCGCGGCACACGCGTGTCACACGCTCCTCACGCCCGCCGCCGCCGCGCAGCAGGTGAAG GATGAACTGTCCCGAAGCAGGAGCAAGCTGAGCGAGAAGATCGTTGAGATGGAAAACTTTGCCAGTAACCTGGAGGAGATTTTCATCACTGTGGAG gagAACTTTGGGCGTCAGGAGCAGAACCTGGAGCAGCACTATAACGAGGTCCTGCAGACGCTTTCACAGAGGAACGATGCGCGAGCAGCGGCGCTGGACGAGCAGAAGAACCGCAAGCTGGAGCGTCTGTACAGCGAGCTGCTGCAGTGCGGCCGAACACTGGACGCCTCCAAAGAGCTGATCGAGAGCGCACAGGAAGTTCACCGCAGACAAGACAAACGCGCCTTCCTGCAG GCCGTCATGCCCGTTATTAAGAG AGTTGAGCAGTTTTCCAGTACGGAAGTGGATCTGAAGCTGGGAGTTTCTCTGGACTTTGATGTGCCGACGACGGATCTGTCCGACGTCAGACAGATGATGGACTCCATAAACCTGCTTCCAG ctCCATCAGCTCCAGTCATGAACCCTCAGATCTGTAACTCGGCCACTGACACGTCGCTGCACGTGTGCTGGAGTCTGTTCTCGGACGACACCGTCGAGTTCTACGAGCTTCACTGGCGTCTGATCTCGGACGACTGCACCATGGAGACGCCGCAGGACG tgtctCAGATGAAGGTGAAGGAGACGCATTGCACAGTGTCCGATCTGCTTCCAAACGCGCAGTACGAGCTCTGGGTCACGGCCACCAACACCACCGGCATCAGCCCGGCCAGCGAGAGAGCCGTTTACATGACGG ttcCCTCTCCTCCCGTCATCAGGCCACGGCAGTGCGTGAGCAGCCTGGACGCGGCGCTGATCCGCTGGGACTCTGGAAACACGAACCCGGTGGAGTCGTACACGCTGGAGTTCAGAGAGAGCGACGCAGACGGCAGCGGCACTGCGACCGA GTCCATCGTGGCGATCCCGTCCTGCGAGTGTCTGGTGCAGCTGCAGCCGTGGAAGCGCTACATCATCAGCGTCAGAGCCGTGAACATCGGCGGCCCGAGCGAGAGGAGCGAACCCATCGACGTCTCCACCGCAG GTACGTTTTTCCACCTGTTGGAGGACACGGCACATCCGAGTCTGTCGCTGTCGGCCGACGGCCTCACCATGTTCTACCTGGATGAAGATCTTCCTCTCAGTCACATGACCTTCAGCGACAGCACCTTCGCCAG GTGTGTGGCGGTTCTGGGCGACCTGGTGCCCATCAGAGGGCAGTATTACTGGGAGATCGAGGTGGACGAAGACACAGAGTTCCGCGTGGGCGTGGCGTACGAGGACACGCAGCGCAACTCCTACCTGGGCGGGAACAACACGTCCTGGTGCATGAGACACATCGTCACGCCGTCCAG GCATAAATACGAGTTCCTGCACAACGGCTGGACGCCGGACATTCGCATCACGGTGCAGCCGCTGCGGATCGGCGTGTTTCTGGATTACGCGGCTGGAATCCTGTCCTTCTATAACGCGGCGCTGCGGCAGCACCTGCACACCTTCAGCTGTCACTTCCTGCACTACCTGCACCCCTGCTTCGCCCTGGACAACCCCGGAGCGCTGACGCTCCGCACCGGCCTGTCGGCACCCGCGTACGTCACGCGCCCGTGA
- the LOC137023521 gene encoding fibronectin type III and SPRY domain-containing protein 2 isoform X2 has translation MDAYEARSCLDVITEELSEEEAADEDAFVMVPDSHSPDAFCSQCRTLTHTGSAAHACHTLLTPAAAAQQVKDELSRSRSKLSEKIVEMENFASNLEEIFITVEENFGRQEQNLEQHYNEVLQTLSQRNDARAAALDEQKNRKLERLYSELLQCGRTLDASKELIESAQEVHRRQDKRAFLQAVMPVIKRVEQFSSTEVDLKLGVSLDFDVPTTDLSDVRQMMDSINLLPAPSAPVMNPQICNSATDTSLHVCWSLFSDDTVEFYELHWRLISDDCTMETPQDVSQMKVKETHCTVSDLLPNAQYELWVTATNTTGISPASERAVYMTVPSPPVIRPRQCVSSLDAALIRWDSGNTNPVESYTLEFRESDADGSGTATESIVAIPSCECLVQLQPWKRYIISVRAVNIGGPSERSEPIDVSTAGTFFHLLEDTAHPSLSLSADGLTMFYLDEDLPLSHMTFSDSTFARCVAVLGDLVPIRGQYYWEIEVDEDTEFRVGVAYEDTQRNSYLGGNNTSWCMRHIVTPSRHKYEFLHNGWTPDIRITVQPLRIGVFLDYAAGILSFYNAALRQHLHTFSCHFLHYLHPCFALDNPGALTLRTGLSAPAYVTRP, from the exons ATGGACGCGTATGAGGCGAGGAGTTGTCTGGATGTGATCACGGAGGAGCTGAGCGAGGAGGAGGCCGCTGATGAAGATGCATTTGTGATGGTGCCGGACTCGCACTCCCCCGATGCCTTCTGCTCTCAGTGCCGCACGCTCACACACACCGGCTCCGCGGCACACGCGTGTCACACGCTCCTCACGCCCGCCGCCGCCGCGCAGCAGGTGAAG GATGAACTGTCCCGAAGCAGGAGCAAGCTGAGCGAGAAGATCGTTGAGATGGAAAACTTTGCCAGTAACCTGGAGGAGATTTTCATCACTGTGGAG gagAACTTTGGGCGTCAGGAGCAGAACCTGGAGCAGCACTATAACGAGGTCCTGCAGACGCTTTCACAGAGGAACGATGCGCGAGCAGCGGCGCTGGACGAGCAGAAGAACCGCAAGCTGGAGCGTCTGTACAGCGAGCTGCTGCAGTGCGGCCGAACACTGGACGCCTCCAAAGAGCTGATCGAGAGCGCACAGGAAGTTCACCGCAGACAAGACAAACGCGCCTTCCTGCAG GCCGTCATGCCCGTTATTAAGAG AGTTGAGCAGTTTTCCAGTACGGAAGTGGATCTGAAGCTGGGAGTTTCTCTGGACTTTGATGTGCCGACGACGGATCTGTCCGACGTCAGACAGATGATGGACTCCATAAACCTGCTTCCAG ctCCATCAGCTCCAGTCATGAACCCTCAGATCTGTAACTCGGCCACTGACACGTCGCTGCACGTGTGCTGGAGTCTGTTCTCGGACGACACCGTCGAGTTCTACGAGCTTCACTGGCGTCTGATCTCGGACGACTGCACCATGGAGACGCCGCAGGACG tgtctCAGATGAAGGTGAAGGAGACGCATTGCACAGTGTCCGATCTGCTTCCAAACGCGCAGTACGAGCTCTGGGTCACGGCCACCAACACCACCGGCATCAGCCCGGCCAGCGAGAGAGCCGTTTACATGACGG ttcCCTCTCCTCCCGTCATCAGGCCACGGCAGTGCGTGAGCAGCCTGGACGCGGCGCTGATCCGCTGGGACTCTGGAAACACGAACCCGGTGGAGTCGTACACGCTGGAGTTCAGAGAGAGCGACGCAGACGGCAGCGGCACTGCGACCGA GTCCATCGTGGCGATCCCGTCCTGCGAGTGTCTGGTGCAGCTGCAGCCGTGGAAGCGCTACATCATCAGCGTCAGAGCCGTGAACATCGGCGGCCCGAGCGAGAGGAGCGAACCCATCGACGTCTCCACCGCAG GTACGTTTTTCCACCTGTTGGAGGACACGGCACATCCGAGTCTGTCGCTGTCGGCCGACGGCCTCACCATGTTCTACCTGGATGAAGATCTTCCTCTCAGTCACATGACCTTCAGCGACAGCACCTTCGCCAG GTGTGTGGCGGTTCTGGGCGACCTGGTGCCCATCAGAGGGCAGTATTACTGGGAGATCGAGGTGGACGAAGACACAGAGTTCCGCGTGGGCGTGGCGTACGAGGACACGCAGCGCAACTCCTACCTGGGCGGGAACAACACGTCCTGGTGCATGAGACACATCGTCACGCCGTCCAG GCATAAATACGAGTTCCTGCACAACGGCTGGACGCCGGACATTCGCATCACGGTGCAGCCGCTGCGGATCGGCGTGTTTCTGGATTACGCGGCTGGAATCCTGTCCTTCTATAACGCGGCGCTGCGGCAGCACCTGCACACCTTCAGCTGTCACTTCCTGCACTACCTGCACCCCTGCTTCGCCCTGGACAACCCCGGAGCGCTGACGCTCCGCACCGGCCTGTCGGCACCCGCGTACGTCACGCGCCCGTGA